A window from Glandiceps talaboti chromosome 15, keGlaTala1.1, whole genome shotgun sequence encodes these proteins:
- the LOC144446546 gene encoding serine/threonine-protein kinase haspin homolog, translating into MYILAEDTPELGQIERFHKAHNKQRRRACTPVLHPCFSDDSNCSAFGNNVMAKKYPISKQTNTHTLNLTKKEKVTRKYTKLSRKCKENKCPADREIIPRNVQRLALDLSEIEKCDLAVAELSPTIDSITTCVKDVSASGDALDSPALLPVNGSTVSKDSAYESKDVSTPVCCNNKTANHGHASTPNNVSGVITRCKDLEMFSPLWDSKESKSPSHATPDGVINERQTHSNIKIKHCSVSLERISVTNLSVVSNFSQQSPNEANIGSSSKKDENNSYQKCFVRLQPLTPSTLERHTTASNISSDKEIEEMAQDMSMLSVSSEVEDNDSNEAMDVSMGEINMEDEIPGHGCQTGSFNGFTSIATPGKSVIKSLQKAESFKEALTPVKLTGKERRLTICPRDKVLLQCGQTQPISFAKCIPNSIMKKCCKIGEGTFGEVFRTQYNKQSVALKIIPIEGDFPVNDEPQKSFEDILPEIVISRELSALRTGAKNMACNYIGVIDVSLVKGRYPKHLLQEWDKFDKERESENDRPDMFTKDQLYIIFEFADGGTDLENFQFDNMLQAKSVLHQVSCALAVAEKELVFEHRDLHWGNILVRATEEDTLYYKLSEEMIEIPTNGVEVSIIDFTMSRLRKDGCTVFCNLATDETLFEGEGDYQFEVYRLMKKYNENNWEKSNPITNVLWLDYLVDKLLKQKKYKSTKQLKTIQKQFRTFHNNVLSYSSAEDVLLNCGLF; encoded by the exons ATGTACATCCTGGCTGAAGACACCCCAGAATTGGGTCAAATTGAGAGGTTTCACAAAGCACACAACAAACAAAGGAGAAGAGCCTGCACACCAGTTTTACATCCTTGTTTCAGTGATGACAGTAATTGCTCT gCTTTTGGAAATAATGTCATGGCCAAGAAGTATCCCATTAGTAAACAAACTAACACACATACACTGAAtttaacaaagaaagaaaaagtCACTCGGAAGTATACAAAATTAAGTCGGAAGTGCAAAGAGAACAAATGTCCTGCTGACAGGGAGATTATTCCAAGAAATGTACAAAGACTTGCTTTGGACTTGAGTGAGATTGAAAAATGTGATTTGGCAGTTGCTGAACTATCTCCAACAATAGATAGCATTACAACCTGTGTGAAGGATGTATCTGCCAGTGGTGATGCGTTAGACAGTCCTGCGTTGTTACCTGTTAATGGTAGCACTGTCAGCAAGGATAGTGCATATGAATCTAAAGATGTGAGCACACCTGTATGTTGTAACAACAAGACAGCGAATCATGGACATGCCAGTACTCCAAACAATGTCTCAGGTGTTATCACAAGGTGTAAAGACCTTGAGATGTTTTCACCATTGTGGGATTCAAAAGAGTCAAAGAGTCCATCCCATGCAACCCCTGATGGTGTAATAAATGAAAGACAAACACactcaaatatcaaaattaaacacTGCAGTGTGTCACTAGAAAGGATATCAGTAACAAACTTGTCTGTTGTGTCCAATTTTTCACAACAAAGTCCCAATGAAGCTAACATTGGTTCTAGTTctaaaaaagatgaaaataattCATATCAGAAATGTTTTGTAAGGCTTCAACCCCTGACACCCAGTACATTGGAAAGACACACTACggcatcaaacatttcaagtgataagGAAATTGAGGAAATGGCTCAGGATATGTCAATGCTCAGTGTCAGTAGTGAGGTTGAGGACAATGATTCCAATGAAGCAATGGACGTTAGTATGGGTGAAATTAACATGGAAGATGAAATACCAGGACATGGATGTCAAACTGGTAGTTTTAATGGCTTTACAAGCATTGCTACACCTGGAAAGAGTGTTATCAAATCTCTACAAAAAGCAGAATCATTCAAG GAGGCATTGACACCAGTGAAATTGACTGGAAAGGAAAGACGTCTTACTATATGTCCAAGGGATAAAGTATTGTTGCAATGTGGACAAACGCAACCAATCAGCTTTGCCAAGTGTATACCAAATTCTATAATGAAAAAATGTTGTAAGATTGGTGAAGGAACATTTGGAGAAGTCTTCCGAACACAATACAATAAACAATCTGTTGCATTAAAA ATCATACCAATTGAGGGTGATTTTCCAGTCAATGATGAACCACAGAAGTCATTTGAAGATATTCTCCCTGAAATTGTAATTTCAAG GGAGCTGAGTGCATTGAGGACTGGTGCAAAGAACATGGCCTGTAATTACATTGGTGTTATAGATGTATCATTGGTCAAAGGTCGTTATCCCAAACATCTACTGCAAGAATGGGACAAGTTTGATAAAGAACGAGAATCAGAAAACGATAGACCCG ATATGTTTACAAAGGATCAACTTTACATCATCTTTGAGTTTGCTGATGGTGGCACTGATTTGGAAAATTTTCAG TTTGACAACATGCTGCAAGCAAAGAGTGTCTTACATCAAGTTTCCTGTGCCTTAGCTGTGGCAGAGAAAGAGTTGGTGTTTGAACATCGTGATTTACATTGGGGCAATATCCTTGTGAGAGCCACTGAGGAAGATACCCTGTATTATAAACTGAGTGAAGAGATGATTGAAATTCCAACTAACGGTGTGGAAGTCAGTATCATTGATTTCACCATGTCAAGACTCAGGAAAG atgGCTGTACTGTGTTCTGTAACCTAGCAACAGATGAGACACTCTTTGAAGGGGAAGGTGACTATCAGTTTGAAGTTTACAGACTGATGAAAAAATACAATGA GAATAATTGGGAGAAGAGTAATCCCATTACCAATGTTTTATGGCTGGACTATTTAGTAGATAAACTATTAAAACAGAAGAAGTATAAGTCAACCAAACAACTAAAGACAATCCAAAAACAATTCAGGACTTTCCACAACAATGTGCTGTCATATTCCTCTGCTGAAGATGTTCTGCTCAATTGTGGTCTATTTTAA